AACGGTTTAGAAAATATTACATCCATAAATTATTTACTAATAGATAATAATGATTCTTTAACCAATTTAAGCGGATTGGATGGCCTATCAATAATTAATTCAGGTTTTGATATCTTAAGAAATGATGGGTTGATCGATTTAAGTGGCTTGGATGCTTTAGTCTATACTAATTATGGTGTGATTTCAGAAAATGGATCGTTATTAACCCTACAAGGACTTGAATCTTTAACAACCATAAATTATTTCTACATACAACTCAATGATCAACTTCAGGACATTAGTGGCCTATCCTCACTTACTGAAATTATTGAGTTTAATGGAATTGAGGGAAGACTTATGATACTTGAGAATAACATGCTTTTATCTTTAAATGGCCTTGAAGGATTAACTGCTGTTCATGGTGAGCTGGGAATTGCGAATAATAATCAACTTTCAAACATAGGAGGAATTAGAAATGTTGATGCCGAAACAATAACTAATCTTTACATAAACTATAACCCAAATTTATCAGAATGTGCTGTTTTAAGTGTTTGTGATCATTTAGATATCGACTTGGAAAATACATATATAAATGATAATAATATAGGCTGTCAAACCCCACAAGAAGTAGAAGCCGCCTGCGCTCTCGACACAGAAGAAAATCAAATTGCTAAAATCAAAATTTACCCAAACCCAACGAACGGGTCGTTTGAAATTTCAGGATTAAAAGATGGAACTATTGAAATAATTGACAGCCAAGGAAGAACCGTTAAAAAAATGGATTTAGGTGAGCGCAACTATTCAATCTCTGAATTAACATCCGGAATATATTTCGTAAAAATTACTTCGGAAAATTCTTCACTTACGAAACAGCTCATAAAAATTTAAAATTTGAACTGGCTCCTCCTTATAATCGCCGGCCTCTTTGAAGTAGCCTTCGCAGCCTGCCTCGGCAAAGTAAAGGAAACCTCGGGCCTCGATTCAAAATTGTGGTTTGGGGGGTTTTTAATTTGCCTTTTTATCAGTATGTTTTTACTTATAAAAGCTACACAAACGCTTCCCATCGGTACTGCCTATGCGGTGTGGACGGGCATTGGAGCCGTGGGGACGGTATTGGTGGGGATATTCTATTTTAACGAACCAGCTACTTTCTGGCGGGTATTCTTTCTTGCTACCCTCATTGCCTCTATAATAGGGTTGAAATTCGTTGCAAATTAATATCCTAATTAGTCTTACGTATTTTCTCTGTTCTCTGTTCTCTGTTCTCTGTTCTCTTGTCTCACATCTCACTACTCACAACTCACAACTCACTCCTCACTACTCACTACTCACTACTCATCACTACTCACTACTCACTACTCAATACTCACTACTCAATACTCACTACTCAATACTCACTACTCAATACTCACTACTCAATACTCACTACTCACTACTCACAACTCACTACTCACAACTCACTACTCACAACTCACTATTCACTACTCACTACTCACAAAAAACATCCCCACATACTATGCATGCATAATAAATTTTTGTATCTTTGATATTCCACTTTTTCAAAGTCTCTTAATGAAGGAAAAAACAATCGATTATATACTGCGCTCCACCTGGATGAGCGTAACAAAAATGTACAATGAAGAAGCTGGAAAAAAAGGAAGCACCATGGCCACAGGCTTTGCCCTTATAAGCATTGATCCCGAGGAAGGCACGCCCTCCACGGCACTTGGACCAAAAATGGGGATGGAAGCTACTAGCCTCTCAAGAACCTTGAAATCTATGGAACAAAAAGGTTTGATAGAGCGCAAACCCAATCCTGATGATGGTCGCGGGGTCTTGATCCACTTAACGCCTTTCGGAAAAGAGATGCGCGATTTTTCAAAAGGGGTGGTTTTAGGCTTTGATGAAGCGGTAAAAAAAAATGTCTCTGCCGAAGAACTGGAGATTTTCAAAAAGGTGGCAAACACAATAAACGAATTAATCAATTCAAAAAAAATATACGACTCTCAATAAAGAGTTAGGAATTAAGAATTAGGAAAATAGTTATAACCCAATTAACGAATAACTATTAACCACTAACTTTAAAAAATATGTCAAAAAGAAGAATTAACAAAGTAGCGGTAATCGGTTCCGGAATTATGGGAAGCGGCATAGCCTGCCATTTCGCCAACATAGGCGTGGAAGTGCTGTTGCTGGATATTGTTCCGCGCGAGCTTACCGATGAGGAAAAGAAAAAGGGCTTAACCCTAAATGATAAGGCTGTACGAAACAGGATCGTAAACAACGATTTGCAGAAATCGATAAAAAGCAACCCTGCCCCACTCTACCACAAGGATTTCGCAAAACGGATTTCCACCGGAAATCTCGAGGACGATATTTCCAAGGTAAACACTGCCGATTGGATCATTGAAGTGGTTGTAGAGCGCCTGGACATTAAAAAGCAGGTTTTTGAAAATCTTGCAAAACACCGAAAGGAAGGCACACTTATTACCACAAACACTTCCGGAATCCCGATACACTTAATGAGCGAAGGCCATAGCGAGGATTTTCAGAAACATTTCTGCGGTACGCACTTTTTCAATCCGCCCCGCTATTTAAAACTTTTTGAAATCATTCCCGGACCAAAAACCTCGCCTGAAGTTTTAGACTTTTTAAATGAATATGGCGAAAAATTCCTCGGGAAAACTTCCGTGGTCGCAAAAGACACTCCTGCATTTATAGGAAACAGAATCGGAATCTTCGGCATTCAAAGTCTTTTCCACCAAGTAAAGGAAATGGGCCTTACCGTGGAAGAAGTAGATAAACTGACCGGGCCGGTAATCGGCCGACCCAAATCGGCAACCTTCCGCACTGTTGATGTGGTTGGTCTCGATACCTTGGTGCACGTTGCAAACGGAATCTATGAAAATGTGCCCGACGATGAGGAGCACGAAACCTTCAGACTGCCAAAATTCATCAACACAATGATGGAAAACAAATGGCTGGGAAGCAAAAGCGGACAGGGTTTTTACAAAAAAGTGAAAAACGACGACGGAAGTAGCGAAATCCTATCACTCGACCTTGAATCCATGGAATACCGAAAAAGCAAAAAAGCCTCTTTCGGTACCTTGGAAAAAACCAAATCGGTTGATAATGTGGCCGACCGTTTCCCAATTCTTATAAAAGGTGAAGACAAGGCAGGCGAATTCTACCGAAAAAATTTCGGGGCTATGTTTGCTTACGTTTCCAAAAGAATTCCCGAAATAACCGACGAGCTCTATAAGATTGACGATGCCATGAAAGCCGGTTTCGGCTGGGAAAACGGCCCGTTTGAAATATGGGATGCCGTGGGCGTGAAAAAGGGAATTGAACTAATAAAAGATTTAGGGAAAGAGCCCGCCCCTTGGGTAAATGAAATGCTTGAGAGTGGCGTGGATAGCTTTTATGAAGTACGTGAAGGGAACACATACTATTACAGTATCCCAGACAAAATACATAAAAAAATACCCGGACAGGATGCCTTTATTATTCTGGACAACATCCGAAAATCCAAGGAAGTTTGGAGCAACAAAGACGTTGTGGTTGAAGATTTGGGCGATGGTATTTTAAATGTAGAATTCCGAAGCAAGATGAACAGTATTGGGGGCGATGTACTTGCCGGTGTAAACAAAGCTATAGACCTTGCCGAAGCTAGTTTTGACGGTTTGGTAATTGCCAACAACGGCAAAAACTTTTCCGTGGGCGCCAACATTGGTATGATCTTTATGATGGCAGTAGAACAAGAGTATGAAGAATTAAATGCAGCCGTAAAGTATTTTCAGGATACAAGTATGCGCATCCGCTATTCCTCTATTCCCGTGGTGGTTGCACCACATGGAATGACCTTGGGTGGAGGTTGTGAGTTTACGCTCCACGCAGACCGCGTGGTTGCAGCAGCCGAAAGTTACATAGGTTTGGTTGAATTTGGCGTTGGAGTAATCCCCGGCGGTGGCGGTTCCAAGGAAATGGCAATGCGCGCCAGCGACACTTTCAAAAAAGATGATGTGGAATTGAACAGACTTCAGGAATATTTCTTGACCATTGGAATGGCAAAAGTTTCCACTTCAGCCTATGAAGCTTACGATACGGGTATTCTTCAAAAAGGAAAAGATATCGTTATCGTAAACCAAAACAGGCAAATTGCCGCAGCGAAGGAAGTTGCGCGTTTTATGGCAGACCAAGGCTACACAAAACCAATCCCAAGAACCGATGTGAAAGTACTCGGAAAGCAAGCCTTGGGAATGTTTTTAGTTGGAACGGACCAAATGGTGGCAGGTAATTACATCAGCGAGCACGACAAAAAAATAGCCAATAAGCTTGCCTATGTAATGGCAGGTGGTGATTTGAGCGAAGCAAGCTACGTAAGCGAACAATATTTACTTGACCTTGAAAGGGAAGCCTTCTTAAGTTTAACCGGAGAGCGAAAGACTTTGGAAAGACTTCAGCATATGATTCAGAAAGGGAAACCTCTTAGAAATTAGAATTGAGTAGTTAGTATTGAGTATTGAGAAAATGCACAAGTTAGAAGAATTAAAGATTTGGAATAAAGCGATGGAAGTTGCTGAAGAAGTCTATCTACTAACTGCAAATTTTCCAAATGAAGAAAAGTTTGGATTGATCAGTCAACTTCGTAGAAGTGCTGTTTCAATTCCTTCTAATATTGCAGAAGGGGCAGGAAGAAATACCAATGGTGAATTTAAAAACTTCCTCGGCATTGCTAACGGTTCTTCATATGAGCTTTTTACACAATTATTATTATCAATTAAATTAAAACTTGGTTCAGAATCATTAGTAAATCCAATTTTATCCAAAGTTATTGAACTACAAAAAATGAGCTATTCATTAATAAAATCGTTAGAAAAATGAGTGTCTCAATACTCAATACTAACATCTAAATACTAAATAAAAATGAAAACAGTATATATAGTAAAAGCATACAGAACCGCAGTGGGCAAAGCACCGCGCGGGGTATTCCGCTTCAAGCGTCCAGACGAACTGGCTGCGGAAACCATTAAATATATCATGAATGAATTACCGCAACTCGACAAAAAGCGAATTGACGATGTAATTGTGGGTAATGCCATGCCCGAAGCCGAACAGGGACTAAATATGGGCCGGTTGATTTCGTTGATGGGTCTTGATATTGTTGACATTCCAGGAATGACGGTAAACCGTTATTGCGCTTCGGGATTGGAAACCATTTCCATTGCCGCGGCAAAAATCCAAACAGGAATGGCAGATTGCATTATTGCAGGGGGTGCGGAGAGCATGAGTTACATTCCAATGGGTGGCTACAAGCCTGTTCCAGATTATAAATTGGCAAAGGAGGGCCACGAAGATTATTACTGGAATATGGGATTGACTGCTGAAGCAGTTGCCAAAAAATACAATGTTTCCCGAGAGGATCAAGACGAGTTTGCCTATACAAGTCAAATGCGCGCCTTAAAAGCTCAGGACGAAAATCGTTTTCAAGATCAAATTGTGCCTATTGAAGTGGAACACACTTTCGTAAACGATTCGGGAAAAAAAGTAACCGAAAAATATACGGTAAATAAGGATGAAGGCCCTAGAAAGGGAACCAATATTGAGGCTCTTTCAAAATTGCGCCCGGTTTTTGCCGAAGGCGGAAGTGTTACCGCAGGTAATTCCTCACAGATGAGTGACGGCGCAGCTTTCGCAGTTGTTATGAGTGAAGAAATGGTAAAGGAACTAAACCTAGAACCCATTGCCAGATTGGTAAGTTTTGCCGCTGTTGGCGTGGAGCCAAGCATTATGGGAATTGGACCAGTCTATGCAATTCCAAAAGCCTTAAAACAAGCTGGATTGAAGCAAGACCAAATAGAACTTATAGAATTGAACG
The Aequorivita iocasae genome window above contains:
- a CDS encoding acetyl-CoA C-acyltransferase; this translates as MKTVYIVKAYRTAVGKAPRGVFRFKRPDELAAETIKYIMNELPQLDKKRIDDVIVGNAMPEAEQGLNMGRLISLMGLDIVDIPGMTVNRYCASGLETISIAAAKIQTGMADCIIAGGAESMSYIPMGGYKPVPDYKLAKEGHEDYYWNMGLTAEAVAKKYNVSREDQDEFAYTSQMRALKAQDENRFQDQIVPIEVEHTFVNDSGKKVTEKYTVNKDEGPRKGTNIEALSKLRPVFAEGGSVTAGNSSQMSDGAAFAVVMSEEMVKELNLEPIARLVSFAAVGVEPSIMGIGPVYAIPKALKQAGLKQDQIELIELNEAFASQSLAVIRELGLDRERVNVNGGAIALGHPLGCTGAKLSVQLFDEMRKRNLQGKYGMVTMCVGTGQGAAGIYEVF
- a CDS encoding DMT family transporter; translated protein: MNWLLLIIAGLFEVAFAACLGKVKETSGLDSKLWFGGFLICLFISMFLLIKATQTLPIGTAYAVWTGIGAVGTVLVGIFYFNEPATFWRVFFLATLIASIIGLKFVAN
- a CDS encoding 3-hydroxyacyl-CoA dehydrogenase/enoyl-CoA hydratase family protein, translating into MSKRRINKVAVIGSGIMGSGIACHFANIGVEVLLLDIVPRELTDEEKKKGLTLNDKAVRNRIVNNDLQKSIKSNPAPLYHKDFAKRISTGNLEDDISKVNTADWIIEVVVERLDIKKQVFENLAKHRKEGTLITTNTSGIPIHLMSEGHSEDFQKHFCGTHFFNPPRYLKLFEIIPGPKTSPEVLDFLNEYGEKFLGKTSVVAKDTPAFIGNRIGIFGIQSLFHQVKEMGLTVEEVDKLTGPVIGRPKSATFRTVDVVGLDTLVHVANGIYENVPDDEEHETFRLPKFINTMMENKWLGSKSGQGFYKKVKNDDGSSEILSLDLESMEYRKSKKASFGTLEKTKSVDNVADRFPILIKGEDKAGEFYRKNFGAMFAYVSKRIPEITDELYKIDDAMKAGFGWENGPFEIWDAVGVKKGIELIKDLGKEPAPWVNEMLESGVDSFYEVREGNTYYYSIPDKIHKKIPGQDAFIILDNIRKSKEVWSNKDVVVEDLGDGILNVEFRSKMNSIGGDVLAGVNKAIDLAEASFDGLVIANNGKNFSVGANIGMIFMMAVEQEYEELNAAVKYFQDTSMRIRYSSIPVVVAPHGMTLGGGCEFTLHADRVVAAAESYIGLVEFGVGVIPGGGGSKEMAMRASDTFKKDDVELNRLQEYFLTIGMAKVSTSAYEAYDTGILQKGKDIVIVNQNRQIAAAKEVARFMADQGYTKPIPRTDVKVLGKQALGMFLVGTDQMVAGNYISEHDKKIANKLAYVMAGGDLSEASYVSEQYLLDLEREAFLSLTGERKTLERLQHMIQKGKPLRN
- a CDS encoding four helix bundle protein, with amino-acid sequence MHKLEELKIWNKAMEVAEEVYLLTANFPNEEKFGLISQLRRSAVSIPSNIAEGAGRNTNGEFKNFLGIANGSSYELFTQLLLSIKLKLGSESLVNPILSKVIELQKMSYSLIKSLEK
- a CDS encoding T9SS type A sorting domain-containing protein; amino-acid sequence: MNKITLKIFLVVLLIGNMWFINGQCLPNGITFYNQETIDNFSTDYSGCSVIEGNVTIHDIFGDITNLNGLSQIVEIQGGLVINSSHQLIDLTGLDNLNILGEGLYISENNNLVNLHGLENLNSVGNLSIRNNDNLTNISNLNIMQINDAISISYNDILSSLNGLENITSINYLLIDNNDSLTNLSGLDGLSIINSGFDILRNDGLIDLSGLDALVYTNYGVISENGSLLTLQGLESLTTINYFYIQLNDQLQDISGLSSLTEIIEFNGIEGRLMILENNMLLSLNGLEGLTAVHGELGIANNNQLSNIGGIRNVDAETITNLYINYNPNLSECAVLSVCDHLDIDLENTYINDNNIGCQTPQEVEAACALDTEENQIAKIKIYPNPTNGSFEISGLKDGTIEIIDSQGRTVKKMDLGERNYSISELTSGIYFVKITSENSSLTKQLIKI
- a CDS encoding MarR family winged helix-turn-helix transcriptional regulator gives rise to the protein MKEKTIDYILRSTWMSVTKMYNEEAGKKGSTMATGFALISIDPEEGTPSTALGPKMGMEATSLSRTLKSMEQKGLIERKPNPDDGRGVLIHLTPFGKEMRDFSKGVVLGFDEAVKKNVSAEELEIFKKVANTINELINSKKIYDSQ